In Flavobacterium gelatinilyticum, a genomic segment contains:
- a CDS encoding carboxypeptidase-like regulatory domain-containing protein, with protein MKYFAVLFFLLFTAITFAQDTESLTPQRVSGYIINDDSKQPLPNVNIINTNKVRGAKSDSKGYFEIDVQVNDTIHFSLLGFQSLRIRVTNDWIKNKVTRIQLTEKAIALEEVIIAPFSLTGYLEIDSKLIPTKENYRYSISGLTQGYEAGEYSPNAFGKVLGSIFNPADMLYNFFGKNGKELKKLKDMKKDDTIRNLLETKYDRETIAVLLGISKDEIPDILQRCSYSDAFIQTANDLQILDAISGCYEQYKVLKRN; from the coding sequence ATGAAATATTTCGCAGTTTTATTTTTTTTACTATTCACCGCCATTACTTTTGCACAAGACACTGAGTCTCTTACTCCGCAAAGAGTTTCCGGTTACATCATAAACGATGATAGTAAACAGCCTCTTCCAAACGTAAATATCATTAACACCAACAAAGTACGTGGTGCAAAATCAGATTCAAAAGGATATTTTGAAATTGATGTACAGGTCAATGATACTATTCATTTTTCTTTACTGGGGTTTCAGTCACTTAGAATCAGAGTAACAAATGACTGGATAAAAAATAAAGTAACCCGAATTCAGCTTACTGAAAAAGCGATTGCACTTGAAGAGGTAATTATTGCTCCTTTCAGCCTTACAGGCTATCTTGAAATCGATTCAAAATTAATTCCAACCAAAGAAAACTACCGCTACAGTATCTCAGGTCTTACACAAGGTTATGAGGCCGGTGAATATTCTCCAAACGCTTTCGGAAAAGTACTGGGTTCTATTTTTAATCCTGCAGATATGCTGTATAATTTTTTTGGAAAAAATGGAAAAGAGCTTAAAAAGCTTAAAGACATGAAAAAAGACGATACAATCAGGAATCTCTTAGAAACCAAATATGATCGCGAAACCATAGCAGTGCTTTTAGGAATAAGTAAAGATGAAATACCAGATATTTTACAGCGATGCAGTTATTCTGATGCTTTTATACAAACTGCAAACGACTTACAGATTTTAGATGCCATAAGCGGCTGTTACGAACAATATAAAGTACTTAAGAGAAATTAG
- a CDS encoding aminoacyl-histidine dipeptidase has translation MSQEVRNLEPKALWNKFADLNAVPRPSKKEERVIEFMKSFGNSLGLETFEDEIRNVIIRKPATPGMENRKPIVMQGHLDMVHQKNADTVFDFDTQGIDMYVDGDWVRARGTTLGADNGLGVATIMAILESKDIPHPAIEALFTVDEETGMTGALNLKGGILQGQILLNLDTEEDDEIDIGCAGGIDVTATRNYHEEEVPEGSVGYTITVKGLNGGHSGMDIHKGLGNANKIMNRLLFDGFENFGLQIAEINGGSLRNAIPRESKATVIISQMFDEAYVYDMQEIITDIKAEYKTTEPNLSIEIVKTDLPEKVMDLGVQEGIIRAIYAAHNGVYRMSADMADLVETSNNIARVVIKDGEILVGCLTRSSVESSKFDLANSLRSAFELVGCEVELSGSYPGWTPNVNSEILEVLKEIYEKQNGEQPKVVACHAGLECGILGTNYPDMDMISFGPTIHGAHSPDERASISSAQKYWKFVLEILSNIPAK, from the coding sequence ATGAGTCAAGAAGTAAGAAATCTGGAACCAAAAGCACTTTGGAACAAATTCGCAGATTTAAATGCCGTTCCGCGTCCGTCTAAAAAAGAAGAGCGTGTTATCGAGTTTATGAAAAGCTTTGGTAACAGTCTGGGATTAGAAACTTTTGAAGATGAAATCAGAAACGTAATCATCAGAAAACCGGCAACTCCGGGAATGGAAAACCGCAAACCAATTGTAATGCAGGGACACCTTGATATGGTGCATCAAAAAAATGCGGATACTGTTTTTGATTTCGACACTCAGGGAATCGACATGTATGTTGATGGTGACTGGGTTCGTGCAAGAGGTACGACATTAGGCGCTGACAATGGGTTAGGAGTAGCCACAATTATGGCAATTCTGGAAAGTAAAGACATTCCGCATCCGGCGATCGAAGCTTTGTTTACAGTTGATGAAGAAACCGGAATGACCGGTGCATTAAACCTTAAAGGAGGAATTTTGCAAGGTCAGATACTTTTGAATTTAGATACAGAAGAAGATGATGAAATCGATATTGGATGTGCCGGAGGAATCGACGTAACTGCAACTAGAAACTATCATGAGGAAGAAGTTCCGGAAGGTTCTGTTGGTTACACCATTACGGTGAAAGGCTTAAATGGAGGACATTCAGGAATGGATATTCATAAAGGTTTAGGAAATGCCAATAAAATCATGAACCGTTTGTTATTTGACGGATTTGAAAACTTTGGTTTGCAGATTGCAGAAATTAATGGAGGAAGCCTTAGAAATGCTATTCCAAGAGAAAGCAAAGCGACAGTAATCATTTCTCAGATGTTTGATGAAGCGTATGTATATGATATGCAGGAAATAATTACTGATATCAAAGCTGAATATAAAACAACAGAGCCAAACCTTTCTATAGAAATCGTAAAAACAGATTTACCTGAAAAAGTAATGGATTTAGGAGTTCAGGAAGGTATTATCAGAGCGATTTATGCTGCTCATAATGGAGTTTACAGAATGAGTGCTGATATGGCTGATTTGGTAGAGACTTCTAACAATATTGCAAGAGTTGTTATTAAAGACGGCGAAATTTTAGTGGGATGCTTAACCCGTTCTTCTGTTGAGTCTTCAAAATTTGATTTAGCAAATTCACTTCGTTCTGCATTTGAATTGGTTGGATGTGAAGTAGAGCTTTCAGGTTCTTATCCGGGATGGACACCAAATGTAAATTCTGAAATACTGGAAGTTTTAAAAGAGATCTACGAAAAACAAAATGGTGAACAGCCAAAAGTAGTGGCTTGTCACGCAGGTTTAGAATGCGGAATTTTAGGAACAAATTATCCTGATATGGATATGATTTCTTTTGGACCAACTATTCACGGAGCGCACTCTCCAGACGAAAGAGCAAGTATTTCATCTGCTCAAAAATACTGGAAATTCGTATTGGAAATTCTTTCTAATATACCGGCTAAATAG
- a CDS encoding DUF3810 domain-containing protein — MKRKYILPLFLLVQIIFYKILPFFPDFVEGFYSNNLYIRISHFSRNILGKIPFSVGDCIYAFLILSIISWFWKIRKTWKADWRDHLLKITGKISVFYFLFHLLWAFNYYREPLFQKMTIKREYTDAELLAFTKKLIVKTNEIQLKITKNDSAKVVLPYNQKEVFKMNLNGYNNLTQEHPYFKYEILSIKKSLFSVPLTYMGFGGYLNPFTNEAQVNDLLPMYNFPMTSAHEMAHQIGFASESECNFIGVLASVKNNNLYFQYSGYSFTLRYCLGIWKAKNEKVFDQLKKQINTGILKNYQESQDFWKKYDTFIDKGFHFLYDSFLKTNNQKDGMESYSKFIDLMVNYYKGKDL, encoded by the coding sequence GTGAAACGAAAATATATCCTGCCTTTATTTCTTTTAGTTCAGATCATTTTTTATAAAATACTTCCGTTTTTTCCAGATTTTGTCGAAGGCTTTTACAGCAATAATCTTTATATCAGAATTTCTCATTTTTCAAGAAATATTTTAGGCAAAATTCCGTTTTCTGTCGGCGATTGTATTTATGCCTTTTTGATTCTTTCTATTATAAGCTGGTTTTGGAAAATCCGCAAGACATGGAAAGCAGACTGGAGAGATCATCTTTTAAAGATAACGGGAAAAATTTCTGTTTTCTATTTTTTATTTCATCTGCTTTGGGCTTTCAATTATTATCGCGAGCCTCTCTTTCAAAAAATGACTATTAAGAGAGAATATACAGATGCTGAATTACTTGCTTTTACAAAAAAACTAATTGTAAAGACTAATGAAATTCAATTGAAAATCACAAAAAACGACAGTGCAAAAGTGGTTCTTCCTTATAACCAAAAAGAAGTTTTCAAAATGAATTTAAACGGATACAACAATTTAACACAAGAGCATCCGTATTTTAAATATGAAATTTTAAGCATCAAAAAATCATTGTTCAGCGTTCCTTTAACTTACATGGGATTTGGCGGTTATTTAAATCCTTTTACCAACGAAGCGCAGGTTAATGATTTACTCCCGATGTACAATTTTCCAATGACAAGCGCACATGAAATGGCACATCAGATTGGTTTTGCCAGCGAAAGCGAATGTAATTTTATAGGTGTGCTGGCATCTGTAAAAAACAACAATTTGTATTTTCAATATTCCGGTTACAGTTTTACGCTGCGGTATTGCCTGGGAATCTGGAAAGCTAAAAACGAGAAGGTTTTTGATCAGCTAAAGAAACAGATAAACACCGGTATTTTGAAAAATTATCAGGAAAGTCAGGACTTCTGGAAAAAATACGACACCTTTATTGACAAAGGTTTTCACTTTTTATATGACAGTTTTCTTAAAACCAACAATCAAAAAGATGGTATGGAAAGCTACAGCAAGTTTATTGATCTTATGGTGAATTATTACAAAGGGAAAGATTTATAA
- a CDS encoding RNA polymerase sigma factor — protein sequence MSENLEQSFVAQLQANQNIIHKICRLYTAGEDAHKDLFQEITIQLWKAYPKFRGDSKFSTWTYRVALNTAITLYRKTKRTISTVDYESHQHFVKDVDYNYEEEEQIKLMYKAVYQLNDIEKALVFMYLEDKDYQEIAETLGISEVNARVKMNRIKGKLKKILNP from the coding sequence ATGAGCGAAAATCTAGAACAGTCATTTGTTGCGCAGCTGCAGGCAAATCAGAATATAATCCACAAGATTTGTAGATTATATACTGCCGGCGAAGATGCTCACAAAGATTTGTTTCAGGAAATTACCATTCAGCTCTGGAAAGCTTATCCAAAATTTAGAGGCGACAGTAAGTTCTCTACCTGGACGTATCGTGTTGCTTTGAACACAGCCATTACACTATACCGAAAAACCAAAAGAACCATATCTACCGTAGATTATGAAAGTCATCAGCATTTTGTAAAAGATGTTGATTACAACTATGAAGAGGAAGAACAAATAAAATTGATGTATAAAGCCGTTTATCAGCTCAACGACATCGAAAAGGCATTAGTTTTTATGTATTTAGAAGATAAAGATTATCAGGAAATAGCCGAAACCCTAGGAATCAGTGAGGTGAATGCGCGCGTGAAGATGAACAGAATTAAAGGCAAGCTTAAAAAAATACTAAATCCTTAA
- a CDS encoding lysophospholipid acyltransferase family protein yields MGLFKRNPFGHILFIKKWLIRILGAMTHRRYRGFNDLQIDGSEIIKTLPDRNVLFISNHQTYFADVVAMFHVFNASLSGRQDTIKNIGYLWQPKMNIYYVAAKETMQAGLLPRILAYVGAITVERTWRAKGVDVTEKREVNPNDTENIRIALEDGWVITFPQGTTKSFKPVRKGTAHIIKQHKPIVIPIVIDGFRRSFDKKGLRMKKKNILQSFIIKEPLDIDYENDTIEEIVEKVEYAIEQHPSFLKVIPAEELKAQEELNKMRQWDY; encoded by the coding sequence ATGGGATTGTTTAAACGAAATCCTTTTGGACATATATTATTCATCAAGAAATGGTTAATCCGAATTCTGGGAGCCATGACCCACCGAAGATATAGGGGGTTTAATGATTTACAGATTGACGGATCTGAAATTATTAAAACACTCCCGGACCGTAATGTATTGTTTATATCAAATCATCAGACTTATTTTGCTGATGTAGTGGCGATGTTTCATGTGTTTAACGCAAGTTTAAGCGGACGTCAGGATACTATTAAGAATATTGGTTATCTATGGCAGCCTAAGATGAATATTTACTATGTAGCAGCCAAAGAAACCATGCAGGCAGGACTGCTGCCAAGAATTCTGGCTTATGTAGGCGCTATTACCGTAGAAAGAACCTGGCGTGCAAAAGGGGTTGATGTAACCGAAAAACGCGAAGTAAATCCAAATGATACCGAAAATATCCGAATTGCACTCGAAGACGGCTGGGTGATCACATTTCCGCAGGGAACTACAAAATCGTTTAAACCCGTGCGTAAAGGAACAGCACATATTATTAAACAGCATAAACCAATCGTAATTCCTATCGTTATAGACGGTTTCCGACGTTCTTTTGATAAAAAAGGGCTTCGTATGAAAAAGAAAAATATTCTTCAGTCTTTCATAATTAAAGAACCTCTTGATATTGATTATGAAAACGATACAATCGAAGAAATTGTAGAAAAAGTAGAATACGCAATTGAGCAGCATCCATCATTCTTAAAAGTAATTCCGGCCGAAGAACTAAAAGCTCAGGAAGAACTGAACAAAATGAGACAATGGGATTATTAA
- a CDS encoding NUDIX hydrolase produces MDFQDFLQYVPNLIPVELPAGLSHVKMAPKERIQALKDLDINSRNPRIAAVMMLFYPKNEKTHLILIVRNAYNGVHSSQIAFPGGKYEISDFDFKDTALRETNEEIGVIPEKIEVIKQFTPMYIPPSNFLVHPFLGIAKEELSFYPDVREVADIIELPLSVFLDDEIIIESTLSTSYGNDILVPAFSIQNHIVWGATAMILSELRDVLKLTFEQKL; encoded by the coding sequence ATGGATTTTCAAGATTTTTTGCAATATGTTCCTAATTTAATTCCAGTTGAACTTCCGGCAGGGCTGTCGCACGTAAAAATGGCTCCAAAAGAACGTATTCAGGCTTTAAAAGATTTAGATATCAATTCAAGAAATCCCAGAATTGCCGCAGTAATGATGCTGTTTTATCCCAAAAACGAAAAAACACATCTTATTTTGATTGTCAGAAATGCTTATAACGGAGTTCATTCTTCGCAGATTGCCTTTCCCGGTGGTAAATATGAAATCTCAGATTTTGATTTTAAAGACACTGCTTTGCGGGAAACAAACGAAGAAATTGGTGTTATTCCTGAAAAAATAGAAGTCATAAAACAGTTTACACCCATGTATATTCCGCCGAGTAATTTTTTGGTGCATCCTTTTTTAGGAATTGCCAAAGAAGAACTTTCATTTTATCCTGATGTAAGGGAAGTAGCAGACATTATTGAACTGCCATTATCTGTTTTTCTCGATGATGAGATAATTATCGAATCTACGTTGTCAACTTCTTATGGAAATGACATTCTGGTTCCGGCATTCAGTATTCAGAATCATATCGTCTGGGGCGCTACAGCCATGATTTTAAGCGAGCTGAGAGATGTATTAAAACTTACTTTTGAACAAAAATTATAA
- a CDS encoding DUF4268 domain-containing protein: protein MYSREESQRMKREFWVAFAEKYPRKWVLYDTKIKDFSFKFYVDNKKAQVLIDIEHRSDEKRNAYFEKLEALKSILEEEFIKDLVFEKNYTLESGKTISRIWVEKLGVGFSNRNNWDTIFDFFNEKMHALEMFYLEYDEFIKDIEES from the coding sequence ATGTACAGCAGAGAAGAATCACAAAGAATGAAAAGGGAGTTTTGGGTAGCTTTTGCAGAAAAATATCCAAGAAAATGGGTTCTTTATGATACCAAAATAAAAGATTTCTCTTTTAAGTTTTATGTAGATAATAAAAAAGCACAGGTTTTAATTGATATTGAACACCGAAGTGATGAAAAACGAAATGCTTATTTTGAAAAACTAGAAGCTTTAAAGAGTATTCTTGAAGAGGAATTTATCAAAGACCTGGTTTTCGAAAAAAACTACACTTTAGAAAGCGGTAAAACCATCAGCCGGATCTGGGTTGAAAAACTGGGTGTTGGTTTCAGTAACAGAAATAACTGGGATACTATTTTTGATTTCTTCAATGAAAAAATGCATGCTCTGGAAATGTTCTATTTAGAGTATGATGAGTTTATTAAGGATATAGAAGAATCTTAA
- a CDS encoding NAD(P)H-dependent flavin oxidoreductase, which translates to MNRITQLFNIQYPIIQGGMIWNSGYKLASAVSNSGGLGLIGAGSMYPNVLREHIQKCKKATDKPFGVNIPMLYPNIEEIMQIVVEEGVKIVFTSAGNPKTWTSFLKEKGITVVHVVSSSVFALKAQEAGVDAIVAEGFEAGGHNGRDETTTLTLIPMVKEKITIPIIAAGGIATGRGMLAAMVLGADGVQVGSRFAASIESSSHNNFKETIVALKEGDTQLTLKELAPVRLVKNKFYNDVQDLYAKSPSKEDLIQLLGRGRAKKGMFEGDLEEGELEIGQIAGIIHEILPVEQIIQQMIADFRKACQEKATFEF; encoded by the coding sequence ATGAACAGAATAACACAACTTTTCAATATACAATATCCAATTATTCAGGGAGGAATGATTTGGAACAGCGGTTATAAACTGGCATCTGCCGTAAGCAATTCCGGAGGTTTGGGATTAATTGGTGCAGGATCAATGTATCCGAATGTTTTAAGAGAACATATTCAGAAATGCAAAAAAGCGACTGATAAGCCATTTGGAGTTAATATCCCGATGTTGTATCCCAATATCGAAGAAATCATGCAGATTGTGGTGGAAGAAGGCGTGAAAATCGTTTTTACTTCGGCAGGAAACCCAAAAACATGGACTTCATTTTTAAAAGAAAAAGGAATTACCGTAGTTCATGTGGTCAGCAGCAGTGTTTTTGCCTTAAAAGCTCAGGAAGCAGGCGTTGACGCTATTGTGGCAGAAGGTTTTGAAGCTGGCGGACATAACGGACGTGATGAAACCACAACCTTAACCCTGATTCCTATGGTTAAAGAAAAAATCACGATCCCGATTATAGCAGCCGGAGGCATTGCAACCGGAAGGGGAATGCTTGCTGCGATGGTTCTGGGTGCTGACGGAGTTCAGGTTGGAAGCCGTTTTGCAGCATCAATAGAATCATCTTCTCATAATAATTTTAAGGAGACAATAGTTGCTTTAAAGGAAGGAGATACACAATTGACTCTAAAAGAGCTGGCTCCTGTGCGTCTGGTGAAGAATAAATTTTATAACGACGTTCAGGATTTGTATGCAAAATCTCCGTCTAAAGAAGATTTAATACAGCTTTTAGGAAGAGGCAGGGCAAAAAAAGGAATGTTTGAGGGAGATTTAGAAGAAGGAGAACTAGAAATAGGGCAGATTGCCGGAATAATTCATGAAATTTTACCGGTTGAGCAAATTATTCAACAAATGATTGCCGATTTTAGAAAAGCCTGCCAAGAAAAGGCTACATTTGAGTTTTAA
- a CDS encoding S8 family serine peptidase, with protein sequence MKHTFTFLLVLFSTIVFSQQEDAWVYFTGKPNSQNFFDNPLQTLSQRALDRRINQNIALDITDAPVETTYLDQVKSSTGITVLAQSKWLNALHIRGTQSNITALKSFTFVDKIVFADRTLNSTAASKKVSENTTSKTKNKLETTIDFAYGDSGNQIRMMNGQVLHQQNFTGSGKIIAVLDAGFPGVNTAQPFQRLRDNNLILGGYDFVNRSSNFYTGDNHGTLVLSTMGGYEENALVGTAPDASYYLFITENDASENPVEESYWVEAAEQADAFGVDIITSSLGYFEFDNPNYTHLYSDMNGVTNFISRGAEIAFSKGILVLASAGNEGNTAEKHIGGPADAASVITVGSVNSTRTRASSSSIGPSFDNRIKPDVMAQGVSDVVSNESGTITTASGTSFSCPVMAGMTACLWQAFPSKTNKEIRQMILQSADRYSTPDNNYGYGIPNFGSTLGTETFFSTPDFSVYPNPVQNDISFFFANDTALVSIYSVLGQKLIEKQVTNQNPVLSVSDLTSGIYFYTFESEGVRKTGKIIKQ encoded by the coding sequence ATGAAACACACCTTTACTTTTCTTTTAGTATTGTTTTCTACAATTGTATTTTCTCAGCAGGAAGATGCCTGGGTTTATTTTACAGGAAAACCAAATTCACAGAATTTTTTCGATAATCCGCTGCAGACACTTTCGCAAAGAGCATTAGACCGGCGTATTAACCAAAATATAGCTTTGGATATTACAGACGCTCCGGTAGAAACTACATATTTAGATCAGGTGAAAAGCAGCACCGGAATTACGGTTCTGGCGCAGTCTAAATGGCTTAATGCACTTCATATTAGAGGAACTCAAAGCAATATTACGGCTCTTAAATCATTTACTTTTGTAGATAAAATTGTTTTTGCTGACAGAACTTTAAATAGTACTGCGGCATCAAAAAAAGTTTCAGAAAACACGACTTCTAAAACTAAGAATAAGCTCGAAACTACAATAGATTTTGCTTACGGAGATTCCGGTAACCAAATCAGGATGATGAACGGACAGGTTTTGCATCAGCAGAATTTTACCGGTTCCGGAAAAATAATTGCCGTTTTAGATGCCGGTTTTCCCGGAGTAAATACAGCACAGCCTTTTCAGAGATTACGAGATAATAATCTCATTTTGGGCGGTTACGATTTTGTAAACAGAAGCAGTAATTTTTACACCGGAGACAATCACGGAACTTTAGTTCTATCTACAATGGGCGGTTACGAAGAAAATGCTCTGGTAGGAACTGCACCTGATGCTTCGTATTATTTGTTTATTACTGAAAACGATGCTTCTGAAAACCCAGTTGAAGAATCCTATTGGGTTGAAGCTGCAGAACAAGCCGATGCTTTTGGGGTTGATATAATTACAAGTTCATTGGGTTATTTTGAGTTTGATAATCCCAATTATACCCATTTGTACAGCGATATGAATGGTGTAACCAATTTTATTTCGCGTGGTGCCGAAATAGCTTTCAGTAAAGGAATTTTGGTTTTGGCTTCTGCCGGAAACGAGGGCAACACTGCCGAAAAACATATTGGCGGTCCAGCCGATGCAGCTTCGGTTATTACAGTTGGTTCTGTAAATAGTACCAGAACCAGAGCATCTTCGAGTTCTATAGGCCCAAGTTTTGATAACAGGATCAAACCTGATGTTATGGCACAGGGAGTTTCTGACGTTGTTTCAAATGAAAGCGGTACTATTACAACAGCAAGCGGTACTTCATTTTCCTGCCCGGTTATGGCTGGAATGACAGCTTGTTTGTGGCAGGCTTTTCCATCAAAAACCAATAAAGAAATCAGGCAGATGATTCTGCAGTCAGCAGACAGATATAGTACTCCGGATAATAATTATGGTTACGGTATACCCAATTTTGGATCTACATTAGGAACAGAAACTTTCTTTTCAACTCCTGATTTTTCAGTTTATCCAAATCCAGTTCAGAACGATATATCATTCTTTTTTGCAAATGATACAGCTTTGGTTTCTATTTATTCGGTTTTAGGACAAAAACTAATCGAAAAACAAGTAACAAATCAAAATCCGGTTCTTTCTGTTTCGGACTTAACAAGTGGTATTTACTTTTATACTTTTGAAAGTGAAGGTGTTCGCAAGACCGGAAAAATAATCAAACAATAA
- the mnmA gene encoding tRNA 2-thiouridine(34) synthase MnmA, with amino-acid sequence MKRVVVGLSGGVDSSVAAYLLQQQGYEVIGLFMKNWHDDSVTISNECPWLEDSNDALLVAEKLGIPFQTVDLSEEYKEKIVDYMFNEYEKGRTPNPDVLCNREIKFDVFMKIALSLGADYVATGHYCQKSEIEVDGKTVYQLIAGNDVNKDQSYFLCQLSQEQLSKALFPIGALTKPEVREIAAEMELVTAEKKDSQGLCFIGKVRLPEFLQQKLQPKEGKIVQIDKNDPIYNHEIPSGLSLEEELKIEAQKLEYLPSMGKVVGKHQGAHYFTNGQRKGLNVGGTTDPLFVIATDVDTNTIYTGLSSNHPGLFKKALFVGNSEIHWVRSDMALKPGETMEVMARIRYRQPLQKAVLYQFEDGMYLRFEEPQSAITEGQFAAWYLQNELVGSGVIS; translated from the coding sequence ATGAAACGAGTAGTAGTTGGTCTTTCCGGAGGAGTAGATTCTAGTGTTGCCGCTTATTTATTGCAGCAGCAGGGATACGAAGTTATCGGGCTTTTTATGAAAAACTGGCACGATGATTCTGTTACTATTTCTAACGAATGTCCTTGGTTAGAAGATAGTAACGATGCTTTATTGGTAGCTGAAAAACTTGGTATACCGTTTCAGACTGTTGATTTAAGCGAAGAATACAAAGAAAAAATCGTGGATTATATGTTCAACGAATACGAAAAAGGAAGAACTCCAAATCCTGACGTGCTTTGTAACCGCGAAATCAAATTTGATGTTTTTATGAAAATTGCTTTAAGTCTTGGTGCCGATTATGTGGCGACAGGACATTACTGCCAAAAAAGCGAAATTGAAGTTGACGGTAAAACAGTTTATCAGCTTATTGCCGGAAATGATGTCAACAAAGATCAATCGTACTTTTTATGTCAGTTATCGCAGGAACAATTGTCAAAAGCCTTATTTCCGATTGGTGCTTTAACAAAACCGGAAGTACGCGAAATTGCGGCTGAAATGGAGCTGGTAACTGCTGAAAAGAAAGATTCTCAGGGATTATGTTTTATTGGAAAAGTTCGTTTACCGGAATTTTTGCAGCAAAAACTACAGCCAAAAGAAGGTAAAATTGTTCAGATAGATAAAAATGACCCCATTTACAATCACGAAATTCCGTCTGGATTATCATTAGAAGAAGAATTGAAAATTGAGGCACAAAAACTGGAATATCTGCCGTCGATGGGTAAAGTAGTGGGAAAACATCAGGGAGCACATTATTTTACAAACGGACAAAGAAAAGGCCTTAATGTTGGAGGAACAACAGATCCGTTGTTTGTAATTGCTACAGATGTCGATACCAATACAATTTATACCGGCTTATCAAGCAATCATCCCGGATTGTTTAAAAAAGCATTATTTGTTGGAAATTCAGAGATTCACTGGGTTCGCAGTGATATGGCTTTGAAACCTGGAGAAACAATGGAAGTAATGGCAAGAATCCGTTACCGCCAGCCTTTACAGAAAGCAGTTTTATATCAGTTTGAAGACGGAATGTATCTTCGTTTTGAAGAGCCTCAGTCAGCCATTACAGAAGGCCAATTTGCAGCCTGGTATTTACAAAATGAATTAGTTGGTTCGGGAGTAATTTCTTAG